The following are encoded together in the Citrobacter arsenatis genome:
- a CDS encoding DeoR/GlpR family transcriptional regulator has protein sequence MKQTQRHDAIIELVKKQGYVSTEELVEHFSVSPQTIRRDLNDLADQNMILRHHGGAALPSSSVNTPWHDRKATQTAEKERIARKVATQIPNGSTLFIDIGTTPEAVAHALLNHSNLRIVTNNLNVANTLMAKEDFRIILAGGELRSRDGGIMGEATLDFISQFRLDFGILGISGIDSDGSLLEFDYHEVRTKRAIIENSRHVMLVVDHSKFGRNAMVNMGSISMVDAVYTDTLPPAGVMQVIADHHIQLELC, from the coding sequence ATGAAGCAAACACAACGACATGACGCGATCATCGAGCTGGTAAAAAAACAGGGATACGTCAGTACTGAGGAGCTGGTGGAGCATTTCTCCGTCAGCCCGCAGACGATTCGCCGCGATCTTAACGATCTGGCCGATCAGAACATGATTTTGCGCCATCACGGTGGCGCGGCGCTGCCATCCAGCTCGGTCAACACCCCGTGGCATGACCGTAAAGCGACGCAGACGGCGGAAAAAGAGCGCATTGCCCGCAAAGTTGCCACGCAGATCCCGAACGGCTCTACGCTGTTTATTGATATCGGTACTACGCCGGAAGCGGTGGCTCACGCGCTGCTTAATCACAGCAATTTACGCATCGTGACCAACAACCTTAATGTGGCGAACACGCTGATGGCGAAAGAGGATTTCCGCATAATCCTCGCCGGTGGTGAATTGCGTAGCCGCGACGGCGGTATTATGGGCGAAGCGACCCTCGACTTTATTTCCCAGTTCCGTCTGGACTTCGGCATCTTAGGGATCAGCGGCATCGACAGCGATGGTTCTCTGCTGGAGTTTGATTATCACGAAGTTCGCACCAAACGCGCGATCATTGAGAATTCACGCCATGTAATGCTGGTGGTGGACCACTCGAAGTTTGGTCGTAACGCGATGGTGAATATGGGCAGTATCAGCATGGTGGATGCGGTGTATACCGACACGCTGCCGCCCGCTGGCGTGATGCAGGTTATCGCGGACCATCATATTCAGTTAGAGCTGTGCTAA
- the glpG gene encoding rhomboid family intramembrane serine protease GlpG — protein MLMITSFANPRVAQAFVDYMATQGVILTIQQHQQTDVWLADESQAERVHAELARFLENPGDPRYLAASWQSGQTDSGLRYQRYPFLATLRERAGPVTWGVMAACVLVFIAMNVLGDQAVMLWLSWPFDPSLKFEFWRYFTHAFMHFSLMHILFNLLWWWYLGGAVEKRLGSGKLIVITVISALLSGYVQQKFSGPWFGGLSGVVYALMGYVWLRGERDPQSGIFLQRGLIIFALVWIVAGWFDLFGMSMANGAHIAGLAVGLAMAFADTMNVRKRTL, from the coding sequence ATGTTGATGATTACCTCTTTTGCTAACCCCCGCGTGGCGCAGGCATTTGTTGATTATATGGCGACACAGGGCGTTATCCTGACGATTCAACAACATCAGCAAACGGATGTCTGGCTGGCGGATGAGTCCCAGGCCGAGCGCGTGCATGCTGAACTGGCGCGATTTTTGGAGAATCCGGGCGATCCGCGTTATCTTGCGGCAAGCTGGCAGTCGGGTCAGACCGACAGTGGTCTGCGCTACCAACGTTATCCGTTCCTGGCCACATTGCGCGAACGCGCAGGCCCGGTAACCTGGGGTGTAATGGCCGCATGTGTGCTGGTGTTTATCGCCATGAACGTGCTGGGCGACCAGGCGGTGATGCTCTGGCTGTCATGGCCGTTTGACCCTTCGCTGAAATTTGAATTCTGGCGTTATTTCACCCACGCTTTTATGCACTTCTCGCTGATGCATATTCTGTTCAACCTACTGTGGTGGTGGTATCTCGGCGGCGCGGTTGAAAAGCGTTTGGGCAGCGGAAAACTGATTGTCATTACCGTGATCAGCGCTCTGCTGAGTGGCTATGTTCAGCAGAAATTTAGCGGTCCGTGGTTTGGTGGACTGTCTGGCGTGGTATATGCGCTGATGGGCTATGTGTGGTTGCGCGGCGAGCGCGATCCGCAAAGCGGTATTTTCCTGCAGCGTGGTTTGATTATCTTTGCTTTGGTCTGGATTGTTGCCGGCTGGTTTGATCTGTTCGGCATGTCGATGGCTAACGGCGCACATATCGCCGGGCTGGCCGTGGGTCTGGCAATGGCGTTTGCCGATACGATGAATGTGCGGAAACGAACTTTGTAG
- the glgC gene encoding glucose-1-phosphate adenylyltransferase, producing MVSLEKNDRVMLARQLPLKSVALILAGGRGTRLKDLTNKRAKPAVHFGGKFRIIDFALSNCINSGIRRIGVITQYQSHTLVQHIQRGWSFFSEEMNEFVDLLPAQQRMQGENWYRGTADAVTQNLDIIRRYKAEYVVILAGDHIYKQDYSRMLIDHVEKGARCTVACMPVPIEEASAFGVMDVDDTDKIIEFVEKPANPPAMPGDPTKSLASMGIYIFNADYLYELLAEDDLDENSSHDFGKDIIPKITEAGMAYAHPFPLSCVQSDPESEPYWRDVGTLEAYWKANLDLASVTPELDMYDQDWPIRTHMESLPPAKFVQDRSGSHGMTLNSLVSGGCIISGSVVVQSVLFPRVRVNSFCNIDSAVLLPEVWVGRSCRLRRCIIDRACVIPEGMVIGENAEEDARRFYRSEEGIVLVTREMLRKLQIKQER from the coding sequence ATGGTGAGTTTAGAGAAGAACGATCGTGTAATGTTGGCGCGCCAGCTGCCATTAAAATCTGTTGCCCTGATCCTGGCCGGTGGCCGCGGCACCCGCCTGAAAGATTTAACCAACAAACGTGCCAAGCCGGCCGTGCACTTTGGCGGTAAGTTCCGCATTATCGATTTTGCTTTATCCAACTGTATTAACTCTGGAATCCGCCGTATTGGTGTGATCACCCAGTACCAGTCCCACACGCTGGTACAACATATTCAGCGCGGCTGGTCGTTCTTTAGCGAAGAGATGAACGAGTTTGTCGATTTGCTGCCTGCCCAACAGAGAATGCAGGGTGAAAACTGGTATCGCGGCACGGCGGATGCGGTGACCCAAAACCTGGACATCATTCGACGCTATAAAGCGGAATATGTAGTGATCCTTGCGGGCGATCATATCTACAAACAGGACTACTCACGCATGCTGATCGACCACGTCGAGAAAGGCGCGCGTTGCACCGTAGCCTGTATGCCAGTGCCTATTGAAGAGGCCAGCGCGTTTGGCGTGATGGACGTGGACGATACCGATAAAATTATCGAGTTCGTTGAAAAACCTGCCAACCCGCCCGCTATGCCAGGCGATCCGACCAAATCCCTTGCCAGTATGGGGATCTACATTTTTAACGCCGATTACCTTTATGAATTGTTGGCGGAAGATGACCTCGATGAAAACTCCAGTCACGATTTTGGGAAAGACATTATTCCGAAAATCACCGAAGCTGGCATGGCGTATGCACATCCATTCCCGTTGTCCTGCGTGCAGTCTGACCCGGAATCCGAGCCGTACTGGCGTGATGTGGGTACGCTGGAAGCCTACTGGAAGGCGAACCTCGATCTGGCTTCGGTGACGCCTGAACTGGATATGTACGACCAGGACTGGCCAATCCGAACGCACATGGAGTCTCTGCCGCCGGCTAAATTTGTTCAGGACCGTTCCGGTAGCCACGGAATGACGCTGAACTCGCTGGTTTCCGGCGGCTGTATTATTTCTGGTTCAGTGGTGGTGCAGTCCGTTTTGTTCCCGCGAGTGCGGGTGAATTCATTCTGTAACATTGATTCGGCAGTGTTGTTACCTGAAGTGTGGGTGGGACGTTCGTGCCGCTTACGTCGTTGCATTATCGACCGCGCCTGCGTTATTCCTGAAGGCATGGTGATTGGTGAGAACGCGGAAGAAGATGCGCGTCGTTTCTACCGTTCAGAGGAAGGTATTGTGCTGGTCACGCGTGAAATGCTGCGCAAACTGCAGATCAAACAGGAGCGATAA
- the glgX gene encoding glycogen debranching protein GlgX has translation MTQLATGNATPHGATYDGHGVNFTLFSAHAERVELCVFDEQGCELRYDLPGRSGDVWHGYLANARPGLRYGYRVHGPWQPQQGHRFNPAKLLLDPCARRVDGELKDNPLLHGGLNEPDHHDNAAIALKGVVVSDHYDWEDDAPPRTPWGSTVIYEAHVKGLTYLHPDLPEEIRGTYKALGHPVMIDYFKRLGITALELLPVAHFASEPRLQRLGLSNYWGYNPVAMFALHPAYACSPETALDEFRDAVKALHKAGIEVILDIVLNHSAELDLEGPVFSLRGIDNRSYYWIRDDGDYYNWTGCGNTLNLSHPGVVEYACECLRYWVETCHVDGFRFDLASVMGRTPAFRQDAPLFTAIQNCPLLSRVKLIAEPWDIGEGGYQVGNFPPPFAEWNDHFRDATRRFWLQRNLSLGEFAGRFAASSDVFKRQGRKPSATVNLVTAHDGFTLRDCVCFTNKHNEANGEENRDGTSNNYSDNHGKEGLGGTLDLIERRRDSIHALLTTLLLSQGTPMLLAGDEHGHSQHGNNNAYCQDNALTWLDWQQANSGLTTFTAALIHLRRQIPALTGDCWWEEGDGNVRWLNKYAQPLSADEWQNGPRQMQILLSDRFLIAINATLEVTDIVLPEGEWHAIPPFAGEDNPVLTAVWQGPAHGLCVFQRR, from the coding sequence ATGACGCAACTGGCAACCGGCAACGCCACCCCCCATGGTGCAACGTATGACGGCCATGGCGTTAATTTCACACTCTTCTCGGCCCACGCCGAACGCGTTGAATTATGCGTATTCGATGAGCAAGGCTGCGAACTCCGCTATGACCTGCCGGGGCGTAGCGGCGATGTCTGGCACGGCTATCTGGCTAACGCCCGACCCGGTCTGCGTTATGGCTATCGCGTACATGGTCCATGGCAACCGCAGCAGGGCCACCGGTTTAACCCGGCCAAGCTGCTGCTTGACCCTTGCGCGCGTCGGGTGGATGGCGAGTTAAAAGATAACCCGCTGCTGCACGGCGGGCTAAATGAACCGGATCATCATGATAACGCCGCCATCGCGCTGAAGGGTGTGGTGGTGTCCGACCATTATGACTGGGAGGATGATGCCCCGCCGCGCACGCCGTGGGGCAGTACCGTGATTTACGAAGCGCATGTCAAAGGGCTGACGTATTTGCATCCTGACCTGCCGGAAGAGATTCGCGGGACCTACAAAGCGCTGGGTCATCCGGTGATGATCGACTATTTCAAGCGCCTTGGCATTACCGCGCTGGAGCTGCTACCGGTGGCGCATTTTGCCAGCGAACCACGCCTTCAGCGGCTGGGCCTGTCGAACTACTGGGGCTACAACCCGGTGGCGATGTTCGCGCTGCATCCGGCCTATGCCTGCTCGCCGGAGACTGCGCTGGATGAGTTTCGCGATGCGGTAAAAGCGCTGCACAAAGCGGGGATTGAGGTCATTCTCGACATCGTTTTGAACCACAGCGCCGAGCTGGATCTCGAAGGGCCTGTCTTCTCGCTGCGCGGAATTGATAACCGTAGCTATTATTGGATTAGGGACGATGGTGATTACTACAACTGGACCGGTTGTGGGAACACCCTCAATCTGAGCCATCCTGGCGTTGTGGAATACGCATGCGAATGCCTGCGCTACTGGGTTGAAACCTGCCATGTGGATGGTTTTCGTTTTGATTTGGCTTCCGTCATGGGGCGTACACCTGCGTTTCGTCAGGATGCGCCGCTGTTTACCGCTATCCAAAACTGTCCGCTGCTCTCACGCGTTAAGCTGATTGCGGAACCGTGGGATATTGGTGAAGGCGGGTATCAGGTGGGGAATTTCCCCCCGCCGTTTGCCGAGTGGAATGACCATTTCCGCGATGCGACGCGACGCTTCTGGCTCCAGCGTAATCTCTCGTTAGGCGAGTTTGCCGGGCGTTTTGCCGCATCCAGCGACGTGTTTAAACGCCAGGGCCGCAAACCCAGCGCTACGGTCAATCTGGTGACTGCGCACGACGGTTTTACGCTACGCGACTGTGTTTGCTTCACAAATAAGCACAATGAAGCGAATGGTGAGGAAAATCGCGACGGCACTAGCAATAACTACAGCGACAATCATGGTAAAGAAGGATTAGGCGGCACGCTGGACCTGATTGAGCGGCGGCGCGACAGCATTCATGCGCTGTTAACCACGCTGTTACTCTCCCAGGGGACGCCGATGTTGCTGGCGGGCGATGAACATGGTCATAGCCAGCACGGCAACAATAACGCTTACTGCCAGGATAACGCTTTAACCTGGCTGGACTGGCAGCAGGCAAACAGCGGGCTAACCACATTTACCGCCGCGCTGATTCATCTGCGCCGGCAAATACCTGCATTAACAGGGGATTGCTGGTGGGAAGAGGGCGATGGCAATGTTCGTTGGCTGAATAAGTACGCACAACCCTTAAGTGCGGATGAGTGGCAAAACGGGCCGAGGCAGATGCAAATCCTGCTTTCAGACCGTTTCCTGATTGCAATAAACGCCACGCTTGAGGTGACAGATATCGTTTTACCTGAAGGGGAATGGCACGCCATCCCCCCATTTGCCGGAGAGGATAATCCGGTGCTTACGGCTGTCTGGCAGGGACCTGCGCACGGACTGTGTGTGTTCCAGAGAAGATAA
- the glgA gene encoding glycogen synthase GlgA → MQVLHVCSEMFPLLKTGGLADVIGALPAAQIADGVDARVLLPAFPDIRRGIPDAQVVTRRDTFAGRITLLFGHFNGVGIYLIDAPHLYDRPGSPYHDTNLFAYTDNVLRFALLGWVGCEMACGFDPFWRPDVVHAHDWHAGLAPAYLAARGHPAKSVFTVHNLAYQGMFYAKHMDDIQLPWSFFNVHGLEFNGQISFLKAGLYYADHITAVSPTYAREITEPQFAYGMEGLLQQRHREGRLSGVLNGVDEKIWSPETDLLLASRYTRDTLEEKAENKRQLQIAMGLKVNDKVPLFAVVSRLTSQKGLDLVLEALPGLLEQGGQLALLGAGDPVLQEGFLAAAAEHPGQVGVQIGYHEAFSHRIMGGADVILVPSRFEPCGLTQLYGLKYGTLPLVRRTGGLADTVSDSSLENLADGIASGFVFEDSNAWSLLRAIRRAFVLWSRPSLWRFVQRQAMTMDFSWQVAAKSYRELYYRLK, encoded by the coding sequence ATGCAGGTTTTACACGTTTGTTCAGAGATGTTCCCCCTGTTAAAAACCGGGGGACTGGCGGATGTTATTGGGGCGTTACCCGCAGCGCAAATAGCGGACGGTGTGGATGCCCGCGTGCTGCTCCCGGCGTTTCCTGATATTCGTCGCGGCATTCCCGATGCACAAGTCGTGACGCGTCGGGATACCTTCGCCGGACGTATCACGCTGCTGTTCGGACATTTCAACGGCGTAGGTATTTACCTGATTGACGCGCCGCATCTCTATGACCGCCCCGGTAGCCCGTATCACGACACTAACCTGTTTGCCTATACCGATAACGTGCTGCGTTTTGCGCTGCTGGGTTGGGTCGGCTGTGAAATGGCCTGCGGCTTTGACCCATTCTGGCGCCCGGATGTGGTGCATGCGCACGACTGGCATGCCGGACTGGCCCCGGCGTATCTGGCGGCGCGCGGCCATCCGGCGAAATCGGTGTTCACCGTCCACAACCTGGCGTATCAAGGCATGTTTTATGCAAAGCATATGGATGACATCCAATTGCCATGGTCGTTCTTTAATGTGCACGGACTGGAGTTTAACGGACAAATTTCGTTCCTGAAGGCCGGATTGTACTACGCCGACCATATTACGGCGGTCAGTCCGACCTACGCGCGAGAAATTACCGAGCCGCAGTTCGCCTACGGCATGGAAGGTCTGTTGCAGCAGCGTCATCGTGAAGGCCGTCTTTCCGGCGTGCTGAACGGCGTTGATGAAAAAATCTGGAGCCCGGAAACCGATCTGCTACTGGCGTCGCGATATACGCGCGACACGCTGGAGGAAAAGGCGGAGAACAAACGTCAGCTACAGATTGCGATGGGACTTAAGGTTAACGATAAAGTGCCGCTGTTTGCAGTCGTCAGCCGCCTGACCAGTCAGAAAGGGCTGGATCTGGTGCTGGAAGCGCTGCCGGGGTTGTTAGAGCAGGGGGGACAGCTGGCATTGCTTGGCGCGGGCGATCCGGTTTTACAGGAAGGTTTCCTCGCCGCGGCGGCGGAACATCCAGGGCAAGTGGGCGTGCAGATTGGCTATCACGAAGCCTTTTCGCACCGCATTATGGGTGGGGCCGATGTCATATTGGTTCCCAGCCGTTTCGAGCCGTGTGGCTTAACGCAGTTGTATGGACTGAAGTACGGTACGCTGCCGCTGGTGCGGCGCACCGGTGGGCTGGCTGATACGGTCTCTGACAGTTCGCTGGAAAACCTGGCGGACGGTATCGCCAGTGGGTTTGTATTTGAAGATAGTAATGCCTGGTCGCTGCTACGCGCGATCCGGCGTGCTTTCGTATTGTGGTCCCGGCCTTCGCTGTGGCGGTTTGTACAACGTCAGGCCATGACCATGGATTTTAGCTGGCAAGTCGCGGCGAAGTCATACCGTGAGCTTTACTATCGCTTGAAATAG
- the glgP gene encoding glycogen phosphorylase yields the protein MNAPFTYASPTLSVEALKHSIAYKLMFTIGKDPVIANKHEWLNATLFAVRDRLVERWLRSNRAQLSQETRQVYYLSMEFLIGRTLSNALLSLGIYDDVKNALEGMGLDLEDLIDEENDPGLGNGGLGRLAACFLDSLATLGLPGRGYGIRYDYGMFKQNIVDGRQKESPDYWLEYGNPWEFKRHNTRYKVRFGGRIQQEGKKTRWIETEEILAVAYDQIIPGYDTDATNTLRLWNAQASSEINLGKFNQGDYFAAVEDKNHSENVSRVLYPDDSTYSGRELRLRQEYFLVSSTVQDILSRHYQLHKTYDNLADKIAIHLNDTHPVLSIPELMRLLIDEHKFSWDDAFEVCCQVFSYTNHTLMSEALETWPVDMLGKILPRHLQIIFEINDYFLKTLQEQYPNDTSLLGRTSIIDESNGRRVRMAWLAVVVSHKVNGVSELHSNLMVQSLFADFAKIFPTRFCNVTNGVTPRRWLALANPSLSEVLDENIGRTWRTDLSQLSELEQHCDYPLVNQAVRRAKLENKKRLATLIAQQLNVVVNPKSLFDVQIKRIHEYKRQLMNVLHVITRYNRIKADPDAEWVPRVNIFAGKAASAYYMAKHIIHLINDVAKVINNDPLIGDKLKVVFIPNYSVSLAQVIIPAADLSEQISLAGTEASGTSNMKFALNGALTIGTLDGANVEMLEHVGAENIFIFGNTAEEVEALRSQGYKPREYYEKDEELHQVLTQIGSGVFSPEEPGRYRDLVDSLINFGDHYQVLADYRSYVDCQDKVDELYRHPEEWTTKSMINIANMGYFSSDRTIKEYAENIWHIDSVRL from the coding sequence ATGAATGCTCCATTTACTTATGCATCGCCCACACTCAGCGTAGAGGCACTTAAGCATTCTATCGCCTACAAGCTGATGTTCACGATTGGTAAGGACCCGGTCATTGCCAATAAACATGAGTGGCTGAACGCCACGTTGTTCGCGGTGCGCGATCGTCTCGTGGAGCGCTGGCTGCGTTCTAACCGTGCGCAATTGTCCCAGGAAACTCGTCAGGTCTATTACCTGTCAATGGAGTTTTTGATTGGCCGCACGCTTTCCAATGCACTGTTATCGTTGGGTATTTATGATGATGTCAAAAATGCGCTGGAAGGTATGGGGTTGGATCTTGAAGATCTGATCGACGAAGAAAACGACCCAGGTCTTGGCAACGGTGGTCTCGGTCGCCTGGCGGCCTGCTTCCTCGACTCACTGGCTACGCTGGGTTTGCCGGGACGCGGCTACGGTATTCGGTATGACTACGGCATGTTCAAACAGAACATTGTTGATGGCCGGCAGAAAGAGTCGCCGGACTACTGGCTGGAATACGGTAACCCGTGGGAGTTCAAACGCCACAATACGCGCTACAAAGTGCGCTTTGGCGGGCGTATTCAGCAGGAAGGCAAGAAAACGCGCTGGATAGAAACCGAAGAGATCCTCGCGGTCGCCTACGACCAGATTATTCCCGGTTACGACACCGACGCCACCAACACGCTGCGCCTGTGGAATGCCCAGGCCAGTAGTGAGATCAATCTCGGTAAATTTAACCAGGGCGACTACTTTGCGGCGGTGGAAGATAAAAACCACTCCGAGAACGTCTCCCGCGTACTGTACCCGGACGACTCCACCTATTCGGGACGCGAACTACGTTTGCGCCAGGAGTATTTCCTCGTCTCTTCCACGGTGCAGGACATCCTGAGCCGTCATTACCAACTGCACAAAACCTACGACAATCTGGCGGATAAAATCGCCATTCACCTCAACGACACCCATCCGGTGCTGTCGATTCCTGAGCTGATGCGCCTGCTGATCGATGAACACAAGTTCAGTTGGGACGATGCGTTTGAGGTCTGCTGCCAGGTCTTCTCGTATACCAACCACACCCTGATGAGCGAAGCGCTGGAGACATGGCCCGTCGATATGCTGGGCAAAATTCTGCCGCGTCATCTGCAAATCATCTTCGAAATCAATGACTACTTCCTGAAGACGTTGCAGGAACAGTACCCGAACGATACCAGCCTGCTGGGTAGGACGTCGATTATCGATGAATCTAATGGCCGCCGCGTACGTATGGCATGGCTGGCGGTGGTGGTGAGCCACAAGGTTAACGGCGTTTCCGAGCTGCACTCCAACCTGATGGTGCAGTCGCTGTTTGCTGATTTTGCGAAGATTTTCCCGACTCGCTTTTGCAACGTTACCAACGGCGTGACGCCGCGCCGCTGGTTGGCGCTGGCTAACCCGTCGCTCTCTGAAGTGCTGGATGAGAACATCGGCCGCACCTGGCGAACCGATCTCAGCCAGCTCAGCGAGCTTGAGCAGCATTGCGATTACCCGCTGGTAAATCAGGCGGTGCGTCGTGCGAAGCTCGAGAACAAAAAGCGACTGGCCACGCTCATTGCCCAGCAGCTTAACGTGGTGGTGAACCCGAAATCGCTGTTTGATGTGCAGATCAAGCGTATTCACGAATACAAACGCCAGTTGATGAACGTGCTGCATGTGATCACCCGCTACAACCGTATTAAGGCCGATCCTGACGCTGAGTGGGTGCCGCGTGTGAATATCTTCGCCGGTAAAGCGGCTTCGGCCTATTACATGGCGAAGCACATTATTCACCTGATCAACGACGTCGCGAAAGTGATCAACAACGATCCGCTAATTGGCGACAAGCTGAAAGTGGTGTTTATCCCCAACTACAGCGTCAGCCTGGCGCAGGTGATTATTCCTGCTGCCGATCTGTCTGAGCAGATTTCTCTGGCCGGGACCGAAGCCTCTGGTACCAGTAATATGAAATTTGCCCTCAACGGCGCGCTGACCATTGGCACGCTGGACGGTGCCAACGTCGAGATGCTGGAGCATGTGGGCGCAGAGAATATCTTTATCTTTGGTAATACGGCGGAAGAGGTCGAGGCTTTACGCAGCCAGGGCTACAAGCCGCGTGAGTATTACGAGAAAGACGAAGAGCTGCACCAAGTGCTGACGCAGATCGGCAGCGGCGTATTCAGCCCTGAGGAGCCGGGACGCTATCGCGATCTGGTGGACTCACTGATCAACTTTGGCGACCACTATCAGGTTCTGGCGGATTACCGCAGCTATGTTGACTGCCAGGATAAGGTGGATGAACTGTATCGTCACCCGGAAGAGTGGACCACCAAGTCGATGATTAATATCGCCAACATGGGGTACTTCTCGTCGGACAGGACGATTAAAGAGTACGCCGAAAACATCTGGCATATTGATTCGGTGCGGTTGTAA
- the glpD gene encoding glycerol-3-phosphate dehydrogenase gives METKDLIVIGGGINGAGIAADAAGRGLSVLMLEAQDLACATSSASSKLIHGGLRYLEHYEFRLVSEALAEREVLLKMAPHIAFPMRFRLPHRPHLRPAWMIRIGLFMYDHLGKRTSLPSSTSLRFGADSVMKPEIVRGFEYSDCWVDDARLVLANAQMVVRKGGEVLTRTRATSARRENGLWIVEAEDIDTGKKHTWQARGLVNATGPWVKEFFDDGMHLPSPYGIRLIKGSHIVVPRVHTQKQAYILQNEDKRIVFVIPWMDEFSIIGTTDVEYKGDPKAVKIDESEINYLLKVYNAHFKKQLGRDDIVWTYSGVRPLCDDESDSPQAITRDYTLDIHDENGKAPLLSVFGGKLTTYRKLAEHAMEKLASYYQGIGPAWTKECILPGGDIGGDREDYAAKLRRRYPFLTESLARHYSRTYGSNTEWVIGEATSLAELGEDFGHEFYEAELKYLVDHEWVRRAEDALWRRTKEGMWLNAEQQSRMTQWLSEYIAKHQLSLAS, from the coding sequence ATGGAAACCAAAGATCTGATTGTGATAGGTGGAGGCATCAATGGTGCCGGTATCGCGGCAGATGCCGCTGGACGCGGTTTATCCGTGCTGATGCTGGAAGCGCAGGATTTAGCCTGTGCCACCTCCTCCGCTAGCTCCAAACTCATCCACGGTGGCCTGCGCTACCTGGAGCATTACGAATTTCGCCTGGTGAGCGAAGCGCTGGCCGAACGTGAAGTGCTGTTGAAAATGGCACCGCATATCGCCTTCCCGATGCGCTTTCGTCTGCCCCATCGCCCGCACCTGCGCCCGGCGTGGATGATCCGCATTGGTTTGTTTATGTACGATCATCTGGGCAAACGCACCAGTTTGCCGAGTTCTACCAGTTTGCGTTTTGGCGCGGATTCCGTAATGAAACCTGAGATTGTGCGCGGTTTCGAATATTCCGACTGCTGGGTAGACGATGCGCGACTGGTTTTGGCAAATGCCCAAATGGTTGTACGTAAAGGCGGAGAAGTATTAACCCGCACGCGTGCCACCTCCGCTCGCCGTGAAAACGGTTTGTGGATTGTTGAAGCTGAAGATATCGATACCGGCAAAAAGCACACCTGGCAGGCGCGTGGCCTGGTCAATGCCACCGGGCCGTGGGTGAAAGAGTTCTTCGACGACGGCATGCACCTGCCATCACCGTACGGCATTCGCCTGATTAAAGGCAGCCACATCGTGGTTCCGCGCGTACATACCCAGAAGCAGGCTTATATACTGCAAAACGAAGATAAACGTATCGTGTTTGTCATCCCATGGATGGACGAATTCTCGATCATCGGCACGACTGACGTCGAATACAAAGGCGACCCGAAAGCGGTGAAAATTGATGAGAGCGAAATCAATTACCTGCTGAAGGTCTACAACGCGCACTTTAAGAAACAGCTGGGCCGTGATGATATCGTCTGGACTTACTCAGGCGTGCGTCCGCTGTGCGATGACGAGTCCGACTCGCCGCAGGCTATCACCCGTGATTACACGCTGGATATCCACGACGAAAACGGCAAAGCGCCGTTGCTGTCGGTCTTTGGCGGTAAGCTGACAACCTACCGTAAGCTGGCTGAGCACGCGATGGAAAAACTGGCGTCCTACTATCAGGGAATTGGTCCGGCGTGGACGAAAGAGTGCATTCTGCCAGGCGGCGACATTGGTGGCGATCGCGAAGATTACGCGGCCAAACTGCGCCGTCGCTACCCGTTCCTGACCGAGTCGCTGGCACGCCATTATTCTCGCACCTACGGCAGCAACACCGAATGGGTCATCGGCGAAGCCACCTCGCTTGCCGAGTTAGGCGAAGACTTTGGTCATGAGTTCTATGAGGCCGAGCTGAAATATCTGGTCGATCACGAATGGGTTCGTCGTGCGGAAGATGCGCTGTGGCGTCGCACGAAAGAAGGTATGTGGCTGAACGCTGAGCAGCAGTCGCGCATGACCCAGTGGTTGTCGGAGTATATCGCGAAACACCAGCTGTCGCTGGCGTCTTAA
- the glpE gene encoding thiosulfate sulfurtransferase GlpE has product MDQFECINVEEAHQKLHQGSAVLVDIRDPQSYAMGHAPQAFHLTNDTLGSFMREHDFDTAVLVMCYHGNSSKGAAQYLLQQGYDAVYSVDGGFDAWHRHFPAEVTYGS; this is encoded by the coding sequence ATGGATCAGTTTGAATGTATTAATGTCGAAGAAGCGCATCAGAAGCTGCATCAGGGGAGCGCGGTGTTAGTGGATATCCGCGATCCGCAAAGCTATGCGATGGGTCATGCCCCGCAGGCGTTTCATCTGACGAATGACACGCTGGGGTCGTTTATGCGCGAGCATGATTTCGACACCGCCGTGTTGGTGATGTGTTATCACGGCAACAGCAGTAAAGGAGCGGCGCAATATCTTCTTCAGCAGGGCTATGACGCGGTTTACAGCGTTGACGGCGGCTTCGACGCCTGGCATCGACATTTTCCGGCAGAAGTGACATACGGTTCGTAA